A portion of the Phocoena sinus isolate mPhoSin1 chromosome 9, mPhoSin1.pri, whole genome shotgun sequence genome contains these proteins:
- the HBP1 gene encoding HMG box-containing protein 1 isoform X3 — MVWEVKTNQVPNAVQKLLLVMDKRASGMNDSLELLQCNENLPSSPGYNSCDEHMELDDLPELQAVQSDPTQSAIYQLSSDVSHQEYPRPSWNQNTSEIPENTYRENEVDWLTELANIATSPQSPLMQCSFYNRSSPVHIIATSKSLHSYARPPPVSSSKGGPAFAHHHWKEQTPVRHERASSESESGIFCMSSLSDDDDLGWCNSWPSTAWHCFLKGTRLCFHKGSNKEWQDVEDFARTEGCDNEEDLQMGTHKGYGSDGLKLLSHEESISFGESVLKLTFDPGTVEDGLLTVECKLDHPFYVKNKGWSSFYPSLTVVQHGIPCCEIHVGDVCLPPGHPDAINFDDSGVFDTFKSYDFTPMDSSAVYVLSSMARQRRASLSCGGPGGQDFERSGFSKNCGSPGSSQLSSNSLYAKAVKTHSSGTVSATSPNKCKRPMNAFMLFAKKYRVEYTQMYPGKDNRAISVILGDRWKKMKNEERRMYTLEAKALAEEQKRLNPDCWKRKRTNSGSQQH; from the exons ATGGTGTGGGAAGTGAAGACAAATCAGGTGCCTAATGCAGTACAGAAACTCCTGCTAGTAATGGACAAGAGAGCTTCAGGAATGAATGACTCATTGGAGTTGCTGCAGTGTAATGAAAATTTGCCATCCTCACCTGGATACAACTCTTGTGATGAGCACATGGAGCTTG ATGATCTTCCTGAACTTCAGGCTGTTCAGAGTGATCCTACTCaatctgccatttaccagctaaGTTCAGATGTGTCACATCAAGAATATCCAAGACCATCTTGGAACCAAAATACCTCAGAAATACCAGAAAACACTTACCGTGAAAATGAGGTGGATTGGCTAACAGAATTAGCAAATATCGCCACCAGTCCACAAAGTCCACTTATGCAGTGCTCATTTTACAACAG atCATCTCCTGTACACATCATAGCTACTAGCAAAAGTTTACATTCCTATGCGCGCCCTCCACCGGTGTCCTCTTCTAAGGGCGGGCCAGCCTTCGCTCATCACCACTGGAAGGAGCAAACACCAGTCAGACATGAAAGG GCAAGCAGTGAGTCAGAATCTGGCATTTTCTGCATGTCCTCCCTCTCAGATGATGACGACTTGGGGTGGTGCAATTCCTGGCCTTCAACTGCTTGGCACTGTTTTTTGAAAG GCACACGACTGTGTTTTCATAAGGGAAGCAATAAGGAATGGCAGGATGTGGAAGATTTTGCTAGAACCGAAGGCTGCGATAATGAGGAAGATCTCCAGATGGGCACTCACAAG GGCTATGGTTCTGATGGTCTAAAGTTGTTATCACATGAAGAAAGTATATCATTTGGCGAGTCTGTACTGAAGTTGACTTTTGATCCTGGTACAGTCGAAGATGGTTTACTTACTGTAGAGTGTAAACTGGACCACCCTttctatgttaaaaataaag GTTGGTCATCATTTTATCCAAGCTTGACTGTGGTACAGCATGGCATTCCATGTTGTGAAATTCATGTTGGTGATGTATGTCTACCTCCTGGACACCCCGATGCCATTAATTTTGATGATTCAGGTGTTTTTGATACATTTAAAAG ctATGACTTCACGCCTATGGATTCCTCTGCAGTCTATGTGTTAAGTAGTATGGCTCGTCAGCGTCGTGCATCTTTGTCTTGTGGAGGACCTGGAGGTCAAGACTTTGAAAGATCTGGATTCAGTAAAAACTGTGGCTCCCCGGGATCCTCACAGCTCTCTTCCAATTCTTTGTATGCTAAAGCTGTCAAAACCCACAGCTCAGGGACTGTGAGTGCCACTTCTCCTAACAAGTGCAAAAGACCAATGAATGCCTTCATGCTTTTTGCCAAAAAATACAGAGTTGAATATACTCAGATGTATCCAGGGAAAGATAACAG AGCCATAAGTGTGATCCTTGGTGACAggtggaagaaaatgaagaatgaagagAGGAGAATGTATACATTAGAAGCAAAGGCTTTGGCTGAAGAACAAAAACGTTTAAATCCTGACtgttggaaaaggaaaagaaccaaTTCA GGCTCACAACAACATTAA
- the HBP1 gene encoding HMG box-containing protein 1 isoform X2 yields MGKGKNRMAVPQTNKRAKELGGGSTSGGLRGGGRRSLKDLVMATGLSEHHNMVWEVKTNQVPNAVQKLLLVMDKRASGMNDSLELLQCNENLPSSPGYNSCDEHMELDDLPELQAVQSDPTQSAIYQLSSDVSHQEYPRPSWNQNTSEIPENTYRENEVDWLTELANIATSPQSPLMQCSFYNRSSPVHIIATSKSLHSYARPPPVSSSKGGPAFAHHHWKEQTPVRHERASSESESGIFCMSSLSDDDDLGWCNSWPSTAWHCFLKGTRLCFHKGSNKEWQDVEDFARTEGCDNEEDLQMGTHKGYGSDGLKLLSHEESISFGESVLKLTFDPGTVEDGLLTVECKLDHPFYVKNKGWSSFYPSLTVVQHGIPCCEIHVGDVCLPPGHPDAINFDDSGVFDTFKSYDFTPMDSSAVYVLSSMARQRRASLSCGGPGGQDFERSGFSKNCGSPGSSQLSSNSLYAKAVKTHSSGTVSATSPNKCKRPMNAFMLFAKKYRVEYTQMYPGKDNRAISVILGDRWKKMKNEERRMYTLEAKALAEEQKRLNPDCWKRKRTNSVCFNK; encoded by the exons ATGGGAAAGGGGAAGAATCGAATGGCAGTTCCACAGACCAATAAGAGGGCgaaggagctgggaggaggctCAACCTCCGGGGgtttgaggggagggggaagacgAAGCTTGAAAGACTTGGTAATGGCGACGGGTTTG tcgGAGCACCATAACATGGTGTGGGAAGTGAAGACAAATCAGGTGCCTAATGCAGTACAGAAACTCCTGCTAGTAATGGACAAGAGAGCTTCAGGAATGAATGACTCATTGGAGTTGCTGCAGTGTAATGAAAATTTGCCATCCTCACCTGGATACAACTCTTGTGATGAGCACATGGAGCTTG ATGATCTTCCTGAACTTCAGGCTGTTCAGAGTGATCCTACTCaatctgccatttaccagctaaGTTCAGATGTGTCACATCAAGAATATCCAAGACCATCTTGGAACCAAAATACCTCAGAAATACCAGAAAACACTTACCGTGAAAATGAGGTGGATTGGCTAACAGAATTAGCAAATATCGCCACCAGTCCACAAAGTCCACTTATGCAGTGCTCATTTTACAACAG atCATCTCCTGTACACATCATAGCTACTAGCAAAAGTTTACATTCCTATGCGCGCCCTCCACCGGTGTCCTCTTCTAAGGGCGGGCCAGCCTTCGCTCATCACCACTGGAAGGAGCAAACACCAGTCAGACATGAAAGG GCAAGCAGTGAGTCAGAATCTGGCATTTTCTGCATGTCCTCCCTCTCAGATGATGACGACTTGGGGTGGTGCAATTCCTGGCCTTCAACTGCTTGGCACTGTTTTTTGAAAG GCACACGACTGTGTTTTCATAAGGGAAGCAATAAGGAATGGCAGGATGTGGAAGATTTTGCTAGAACCGAAGGCTGCGATAATGAGGAAGATCTCCAGATGGGCACTCACAAG GGCTATGGTTCTGATGGTCTAAAGTTGTTATCACATGAAGAAAGTATATCATTTGGCGAGTCTGTACTGAAGTTGACTTTTGATCCTGGTACAGTCGAAGATGGTTTACTTACTGTAGAGTGTAAACTGGACCACCCTttctatgttaaaaataaag GTTGGTCATCATTTTATCCAAGCTTGACTGTGGTACAGCATGGCATTCCATGTTGTGAAATTCATGTTGGTGATGTATGTCTACCTCCTGGACACCCCGATGCCATTAATTTTGATGATTCAGGTGTTTTTGATACATTTAAAAG ctATGACTTCACGCCTATGGATTCCTCTGCAGTCTATGTGTTAAGTAGTATGGCTCGTCAGCGTCGTGCATCTTTGTCTTGTGGAGGACCTGGAGGTCAAGACTTTGAAAGATCTGGATTCAGTAAAAACTGTGGCTCCCCGGGATCCTCACAGCTCTCTTCCAATTCTTTGTATGCTAAAGCTGTCAAAACCCACAGCTCAGGGACTGTGAGTGCCACTTCTCCTAACAAGTGCAAAAGACCAATGAATGCCTTCATGCTTTTTGCCAAAAAATACAGAGTTGAATATACTCAGATGTATCCAGGGAAAGATAACAG AGCCATAAGTGTGATCCTTGGTGACAggtggaagaaaatgaagaatgaagagAGGAGAATGTATACATTAGAAGCAAAGGCTTTGGCTGAAGAACAAAAACGTTTAAATCCTGACtgttggaaaaggaaaagaaccaaTTCAGTATGTTTCAACAAGTAG
- the HBP1 gene encoding HMG box-containing protein 1 isoform X1, whose translation MATGLSEHHNMVWEVKTNQVPNAVQKLLLVMDKRASGMNDSLELLQCNENLPSSPGYNSCDEHMELDDLPELQAVQSDPTQSAIYQLSSDVSHQEYPRPSWNQNTSEIPENTYRENEVDWLTELANIATSPQSPLMQCSFYNRSSPVHIIATSKSLHSYARPPPVSSSKGGPAFAHHHWKEQTPVRHERASSESESGIFCMSSLSDDDDLGWCNSWPSTAWHCFLKGTRLCFHKGSNKEWQDVEDFARTEGCDNEEDLQMGTHKGYGSDGLKLLSHEESISFGESVLKLTFDPGTVEDGLLTVECKLDHPFYVKNKGWSSFYPSLTVVQHGIPCCEIHVGDVCLPPGHPDAINFDDSGVFDTFKSYDFTPMDSSAVYVLSSMARQRRASLSCGGPGGQDFERSGFSKNCGSPGSSQLSSNSLYAKAVKTHSSGTVSATSPNKCKRPMNAFMLFAKKYRVEYTQMYPGKDNRAISVILGDRWKKMKNEERRMYTLEAKALAEEQKRLNPDCWKRKRTNSGSQQH comes from the exons ATGGCGACGGGTTTG tcgGAGCACCATAACATGGTGTGGGAAGTGAAGACAAATCAGGTGCCTAATGCAGTACAGAAACTCCTGCTAGTAATGGACAAGAGAGCTTCAGGAATGAATGACTCATTGGAGTTGCTGCAGTGTAATGAAAATTTGCCATCCTCACCTGGATACAACTCTTGTGATGAGCACATGGAGCTTG ATGATCTTCCTGAACTTCAGGCTGTTCAGAGTGATCCTACTCaatctgccatttaccagctaaGTTCAGATGTGTCACATCAAGAATATCCAAGACCATCTTGGAACCAAAATACCTCAGAAATACCAGAAAACACTTACCGTGAAAATGAGGTGGATTGGCTAACAGAATTAGCAAATATCGCCACCAGTCCACAAAGTCCACTTATGCAGTGCTCATTTTACAACAG atCATCTCCTGTACACATCATAGCTACTAGCAAAAGTTTACATTCCTATGCGCGCCCTCCACCGGTGTCCTCTTCTAAGGGCGGGCCAGCCTTCGCTCATCACCACTGGAAGGAGCAAACACCAGTCAGACATGAAAGG GCAAGCAGTGAGTCAGAATCTGGCATTTTCTGCATGTCCTCCCTCTCAGATGATGACGACTTGGGGTGGTGCAATTCCTGGCCTTCAACTGCTTGGCACTGTTTTTTGAAAG GCACACGACTGTGTTTTCATAAGGGAAGCAATAAGGAATGGCAGGATGTGGAAGATTTTGCTAGAACCGAAGGCTGCGATAATGAGGAAGATCTCCAGATGGGCACTCACAAG GGCTATGGTTCTGATGGTCTAAAGTTGTTATCACATGAAGAAAGTATATCATTTGGCGAGTCTGTACTGAAGTTGACTTTTGATCCTGGTACAGTCGAAGATGGTTTACTTACTGTAGAGTGTAAACTGGACCACCCTttctatgttaaaaataaag GTTGGTCATCATTTTATCCAAGCTTGACTGTGGTACAGCATGGCATTCCATGTTGTGAAATTCATGTTGGTGATGTATGTCTACCTCCTGGACACCCCGATGCCATTAATTTTGATGATTCAGGTGTTTTTGATACATTTAAAAG ctATGACTTCACGCCTATGGATTCCTCTGCAGTCTATGTGTTAAGTAGTATGGCTCGTCAGCGTCGTGCATCTTTGTCTTGTGGAGGACCTGGAGGTCAAGACTTTGAAAGATCTGGATTCAGTAAAAACTGTGGCTCCCCGGGATCCTCACAGCTCTCTTCCAATTCTTTGTATGCTAAAGCTGTCAAAACCCACAGCTCAGGGACTGTGAGTGCCACTTCTCCTAACAAGTGCAAAAGACCAATGAATGCCTTCATGCTTTTTGCCAAAAAATACAGAGTTGAATATACTCAGATGTATCCAGGGAAAGATAACAG AGCCATAAGTGTGATCCTTGGTGACAggtggaagaaaatgaagaatgaagagAGGAGAATGTATACATTAGAAGCAAAGGCTTTGGCTGAAGAACAAAAACGTTTAAATCCTGACtgttggaaaaggaaaagaaccaaTTCA GGCTCACAACAACATTAA